The Pseudomonas putida nucleotide sequence GGCGTCGGACAGGCGCATCTGCCGCGTGGTCCGCACGCCCAGGCGCTCCTCCAGGCGCGCCACGCTGCGGCTCACCGCCGCCGGGGTGACACCTACCTGACCGATGCGCGCTTCGTCAGCGGCTAATCCTGCCCGTGGACGGTGGTAGCACCGCCGGCACCTGGCACTGAACCGAGGAGCGAGCAGCCATGCCTTACGTCCATATCCGGGTGACCGATGAAGGGGTGACCCAGCAACACAAGCGCCAGCTGATCGAGGGCACCACGCAGTTGCTTGAACAGGTGCTGGGCAAGCCACCGGCCAGTACCTTCGTGGT carries:
- a CDS encoding tautomerase family protein → MPYVHIRVTDEGVTQQHKRQLIEGTTQLLEQVLGKPPASTFVVIEEVPTDNWGVGGESVTAVRLRERG